CGTAACGATCGCGGAGGCCTGGCCATATGCGTTGGCGACGCTCGTAGGGTCAATTATACTGGCTTATGTAAGTTTGAAATGGTTCGACGAACCGGTGCGGAAGTGGTTGCGGAGGATGAGTTAACATCTTAGCAAATCAACAACAACCTGTACACCCCCGACTTCTCCTCCGGTGCCCTGTGCAAACAAGGCGGCACAGCACTTTCCGGATGATCGACCGCCAGCCGCCACAAATGCCCGACGCCCAGGTTCACCGGACGTGCCCCTGGTTTCGCCTGGTAATGCAGGTCAAAGAAGTGCTCACTTAAAAACGCTTCAAAGCCCTCCTCCGGGCCGTCATATAGTTGCCTGAGCTCGCGCCGGATCTCCGGGATCAGTACTTTCTGTACGCCCTGCGAGTTGGGCAGTATATCGCTCGAATCGCCATGATACGTGCATAAGAAAGTATCCGTCGGTACGGGCGACCGGTCTACGTGAAACGAATAAACGTCGGTAGCAAAGAACGGCAGCGCATCATCGCGGTCATAGTATTTTATCACGTTCAGGCTCGGCGACGCACCATGTGCTTGTAACAGCGCCATGTCATTTAAAAGGATGTCACGGGCAAGTTGTCCCCGCTCACTTAGCTGTAGTTCAAGCAGCTCATCCGCCTCAACCGTTGTAATATTCCCGCTTAACGGCAGCTTGTTAACGATCTCAGCGAAATCGCCCGCCAGTTCGCGCTCCCAGCAAATCGCATTCATCTGCCCGGAGAATGGCGTAGCAACCAGTTCCTGGAAACTTTTCACCAGTTGGACCTGGCCTTCTCCATGCGACAAATCTATCATGCGGTGAAGATACAAAAAAGAGAGGCTGACCAAAAAGTACTGGTCAGCCTCTCTTTTTTCGGGCTCCATGGAGAGCGATGCTCAAAGCCCTCCATCAGCCTTTAAGCTATTGATTGTACTGTGGATTCTGCTGTGCCTGTAACCCCGGGTTCGCGTTAATCTCCGTCTGCGAGATAGGAAGAAGGGTTTTAAAGAACGTTCTGTCGATCGTTTTCGGCCGCGTGGCCACGGTTAAACCAATTACCTCATCATTGAACGTGATGGATTGATTCAAACGGATCATATCAAAGAACCGGTGTCCTTCCCCAAACAGCTCTTTACTTCTTTCCTCCAGGATCATATCCAGCGTTACCGTAGCAGCGGTGGCGGCGGGTAAGTTTGGCGAGCGTTTACGAATAGCGTTCAGGTAAGTGGCGGCCTTGCCTGCATCGGTGGGCATAGCAGCTTCGGCAGCAATCAGGTAGATTTCTGAAAGGCGTATCACTTTAATGTTCACGGCTGTTGGGGTGGTCTTTCCATCGCCGGCCAATGTGGTGCTGCCATTGTATTTGTACAGGGCGCCTTTGCGGGGAGCAGCCGGGGTGGACAATTCATCATCATTCATCACGCCCCAGCGCACATCCGCCGGGTCTTGTTTCAACCGGGTCAGGAAGTAGTCGCTCGCCATGTACCAGCCCAGCACATTACTGCCGCCTTCTCCTTTTTTCCGGAGATAGGCCCCCAGGGATGTAAGCCCCAGGTCTCCTTCCAGCGGGTAAATACCCAGTTCAAAAATAGACTCCGTACCAAACTGGGTTTTCCACGAATCGACCCAATTGCCGTTGGTGTAAAGTACATAAGGACTGGTCGTGATCACCTCTTCCGCAAACTTCAACGCGTTCATATAATCCTTCATGTACAGGTAAACACGGGCCTGCAACGCAATGTTGCCGAAGTAGTTGATAAAGCCGTTGTTTTTTGTCTTACCAAGCAAAGGGGCCGCGGCTTTCAGGTCGGCGAGTATCTGCGTATAGTTTTCTTCCACAGTATTGCGCAGCGGTTGTGCGGAAGATGGGATCGGCGTCGTGATGTTCGGTACGCCATAAGCGGTCTTGTTGTCATCGTACGATTTACCGTACAGTCGCACCAGGTCAAAGTACATCAGCGCCCGTAGCGTAAGCGCCTGTCCCTTATAGGTATCAAAGCCGGTAACGCCCGTTGCCTCCAGTTGCGCAATGTTTTGCAGCAGGTTATTCACTTGCAGCAATACAAAATAAATCTGTGACCAATACCCGGAATAACTGCCCGTAGTGGGAGCGTGGTTAAAGGTGTACAGGCCGTCGTTGCCCCGGCCTTGCGATGGAATGGTCATATCGCCGCCTTTGGCATCGGCATACAAAACGAAATTCCTGCCGTAATAGTCGCCGTTGGTCATGCTGCGTTCAATACCGTTGATCATGATCTGTGCATCGGCAGGCGTTTTGATCGAGGTGCCGGCATCTACCTGGTTAGAGGGTTTTTCGTCCAGGAATTTGCTGCAGGATGACAGGCCGATCGTAACCATGCATGCCAATAGTATTTTCACTTTCTTCATCTTCAATAATTTTATCAATTAGAAATTGAGGTCGAGGCCAAAGGTGTAGGTTTTGCCGATCGGCGTTTCCCATCCGCGGGTGCCGTATTGGTTCACCTCGGGATCCGCAATTTTGTACCGGGAGAACGTCAGCAGGTTGGTGCCGTTAAAAAACACCCTTGCGTTGGAGATGCCAACCCTGCGCAACAACTGGGTGGGTAGGGCATAAGCCAGGTTGATGTTTTTAAGCCGGAAGAAGCTGGCATCGTGCAGCTGCCGGCTGCTGTGTTGTATGGGGTCGGTTAAGTCCGTGCCACGCAGCAGGGGCAGGGTACCGCCTTTTCTTTCCGGCGTCCACATATTATCCCATACTTCCTGTGCCCTGATCCTTTCCCAGTAATAGCCATCGTCTGCCACATCTTTAAAGGCCCCATCATATAACTGTCCACCGATCTTGTAAATGAAATTGAAGGCGAGGGTAAGGCCTTTGTACGAAACGTCGGTATTTAAGCCGCCATATACGTCGGGCATGGCATTCCCGATGATTTTGTAGTTCGCTTTGGCAAAGCTGTTCGTAGCACCGCGCCCGTTATACAAGAAATCGCCGGTTTTTGAATCGGCAGGATCATTCACATACCAAACGTTCGCGCCGGTTTCCGGATTTACGCCCGCCCATTCAAAGCCATAAAAGCTAAGCGTGGGTTGCCCTTCGCGGTAGATGAACTGGGCGCGGGAGTCCCCGCCGGTGGGGTCGTACCAGATAATATCCCGGCCGCCATACAACTTTGTCACCTTAGCCTGTATGAAGGAGGCGTTCAAAGAAGCAGTCCATCTGAACCCGTCTGCGTTGTTGATGATGTCTCCGCCCACTTCTATTTCTACTCCCCGGTTATTCATTTCGCCTACATTGCCTAACGCACTGCCGAAGCCGGTCGTCGTGGAGATGGGAATGTCCTGCAACAGGTTCCGGGAGTCGCGGTTGAAGAACTCAATGCTACCGGTAAGGCGTTGTGCGAACAATCCGAAGTCGAGGCCCACGTTGGCGGTGTAGTTTGTTTCCCAGGTGAGGTCCGGATTGGCGTTGGTGGCAAGGAAACCGCCAGCGTTACCATTGTACTTGTTGGTATAGTTGGTGAGGGAGCGCCATCCGTAGTTCTGCGTCGGCAGCGTACCGTTAATACCGTAGGATGCCCGCAGGCGCAGGTTGCTGATCACTTCCACATCTTTCATAAATTCTTCTCCACTGATCTTCCAGGAGGCTGCGCCTGACCAAAAGTTGCCCCAGCGCGTTTCCGGTGCGAGTTTGGAAGAACCGTCGCGACGATAAGAGGCGGATGCAAAGTATTTCTGGTCATAATTGTACTCTAACCGCGACAGCACCGAAACGATCGCATTCCCGTAGTCGAAGCCGCTGGCAGTAAACGCACCGGCGGTGGAAAGTGTCGCTAACGAACTGGAGGGAAGATTAGTGCCGGTGGCACTCTGGAAGGATACCTTGTTTTTCTCCGCTTCAAAACCTGCCAGTGCGGTTACATTATGCTTACCTAACTGTTTTGCGTAGTTGGCGGTATTGGATGAAACCAGTTTGCTGATGTTGGCGCTGGTCTCATTCACCACGCCGTTAGTAGCCGCGCCGTTGTAGTGGATGGAGCTGTAATACAGGTGATCATTGATGGCCGAGTTGTCAAAAGAAAAAACAGATTTCAGGCTCAACTCCGGCAGTATATTCAGGGTGATGGCCTCATTTACCGAGAACCGTTTGGTGATGGATTCATTGTCCCAACGGTCGTTATAGTAAACGTTGTTCTGCGCCAGGCTGCCGTAACGCGCCGTCCATGGCAGCCCTGTTTTATAATCGGTTGGCCAGTAAAAAGGCCATAACAGGTTTCTCACCTGGAAGAAGTAGTTAGCGCCGGTATTGCGTGTATCGTTGAAGCCCGACTGCCCGTTACGCGCAATCGCGATGTTCGTGGCAAATTCCAGGTGTTTGCCTACTTTCTGAGTAATGTTCGCACGGCCGGAAATACGGTCGAATTTATTGATCTTAATCCTGTTTTGATCTTTCGTATAGTTCAGCGAGGTGTAATAGGTGGTATTGGCATCGCCACCGCTTACAGAGAGATCATTCGTCTGGTAAATGCCCGTACCGAAATACGCATCTTCCCAATCATAATACGTACCCTCGCGGTTCACCAGGCCATCTGTCATACCTGTAATGTTCACGTTCTCATTCAATCCAGTACCGGCGGTAGCGAACTTATAACCATGTTTGTTGAATCGCGTATTCAGCTGGTTAAGCGCATACGTATTAGCCTGTGTCGGCGTTTGCCCGGCGGAGGTGCGGTAGTCATGAAACACCCTGTAGAGCATGTTCACCTGTTCCTGCACGCCTGCAGTCTCGTAGTTATCGGTCGCCCACGAAGGGGTAAAGCCGATAGAAGAGGCCAGGCGCACCGCAGGTTTACCCTGCCGCCCCTTTTTGGTCGTGATCAGCACCACGCCGTTGGCTGCGCGGGAGCCGTATAAGGACGACGCGGCCGCATCTTTCAGGATAGTGATCGTTTCAATGTCGGCCGGATTTAAGGTGTTCATCACGTTATTGGAACCAATGTAAGAGCCACTCAGGTTGCCCTGGTCGCCGGATACGACGGGCACACCGTCTATCACATACAAAGGCTCATTACTCGCATTCATCGACCCCATACCCCTGATGCGGATGGCAGGGGTGCCGCCGGCCTGGCCCGTAGAAGTAGTCACCTGTATGCCGGCTGCCCGTCCCACCAACGCATTCTGGAAGGAGGTGGAGGGCACATCTTTGATATCATTTTGTTTGATCACAGACGCGGCACCCGTGTAAGTACCTTTCTTCGCAGTGCCGTAAGCCACGACCATCACTTCATCCAGCGCCTGAGTGTTTTGCTGCATTTCAACATCCACTACCGCGCGGCCATTAACGGCCACTTCCTGGGTGGTAAAGCCCATCAGCGAAAACACAAGCGTATTGCCATTCGCCGGCATTACAATGGTATAGGTGCCGTCGCCTGCGGTAACGACCCCTGTATTGGTGCCCTTTACCTGTACGCTCACACCCGGCGCACCCGCCTGGGTATTGTCTGTAACTTTGCCCCTGACCGTCGTTTGGGCATACGAGGCCATACTGCCGGCTAACAGCCCGAACAGCAGCAATAATGCGTTCTTGATCATAGTCGATAATTTGAGGTGATGATGCTTCATAAAACAGATTACATATTAATGCATGGATACGCTGGCAGGGTGTACGCGCCGGGTTGGCGGCATAACGGCAACGCAATGTAGTGTGGGGGGATTGCTTCAGTTGTTCGCTATGGGCCGGAAACGGGCGATTTTGGTTGAATGGGCGCCGGTGGTCGATAGATCAGACGACTCGCCTGACACCCGCTTTGATATAGCACGTTATTTCCGAATAGTAAAGTAGAAAATAATTATTATAGTTGGCGGGAATTTTTTTTAGGCGGTTGAACAAACAATAAAAACAAAGGGCCCGATATGTATCGGACCCTTGCCAACCTTATTTAGCCGGCAGATACAACGTGTGCGTACTGCCCGCCGCTACACTCAATGATTTTCCTCGTACCCAGGGATTCATCAGCCTTAATGTTTTATAATTCGTGCCCTCCTGTATCGCAAACGCCGCCAGGTCGGGTATAGAACGTGATACGGTCACTTCGCGAGAAGCAATGGGCTGGTATTTATCTTCTTCAGCCAGATGGAATCCCAGTTCATCCGCATTCGACATCAGGTGTTTGAACGTCAGTATCCGGAAGATGTAACGACTGGTTTCCTCCGGCAGATGCAGGTCGTAATAATGCTGCGTACGCTGGTAGCTGGCGTGTGAATTATAACCGCCCATCCCGCAGTTGTAGGAAGCCGCGGCGGCCGTCCAGCTGCCGAAGCGGGCATAGGCCTGTTTCAGGTAACGGCAGGCAGCATCTGTGGATTTGCGGATGTCGTACCGCTGATCTACCTGCTGGTTCACGGATAAATTATAATTGGGCGCGGTGCCATTCATAAATTGCCAGAAGCTTACTGCACCTGCTTTCGAAATGGCGGTGGCAACCAGGTTGCTTTCCGCTACACAGAGGTATTTGAAATCATCCGGTACGCCATTGGCTTTCAGCCTTTCTTCAATAATGGGAAAGTAGCGGTTGGCTAGCTTGATGGTATACAGGATGTGCGGCTTGTTGTGGTAATTAAACAACAGTTCGCGGTCGAGCCGTTCCCGTACATCCCACCGGTCCAGGGGCACGGCTTCCCCGGCAAAGGTCATTGCTGCCGGTACCTCCGGCTGCAACGTATTCCGCAGCGTATCTGCCGGTAAGGGTTTGCTGATGCTGTTCTCTTTAAAGCCAAGCAGGGAGATGAAAAGCCCGCCGGCCAGGAACGCCAGTGTAACGGATGTAAAATGTTTCATGGGCATACCGGCGAAAAAAACATGCCATTCTCTGCTAGATGGTGTTGACTGACCGATGCTGCTGCCGGTACCGGTTCGGGGTATTGCCGGTTATCTTTTTAAACACTTTTGAAAAATGGGGCAGACTGTCGAACCCTACTTCTTCGGCAATGTCTGCATAGGGTGCGCTGCTCGCCGCAATAAGATATTGTGCCCGCTCGATCCTTTTTTCATGCACGTAATTTAAGGGCCGCATCCCGGTAAACTCCAAAAACTGGCGGGAAAAATAATCGCGGTTCTGGTTGATGCGGGCAGCAAGGTGTGCGATGGTCAGCGGCTTTTTCAGGTTGATCTGGATGTAGGCAATCGTGTCTAATATCTTGGATGGAATGATCGGGTTTTGATGGATCGTGTTTTTTTCACTGCCCACAAATCTCGAAATCAACTGCAGCAGGATGCCCTGCGTTTCCAGGTAAATCGCATCACTTTGCAAATGATTCAATTCCTGGTATTCGCGGTAATAAACATCTTTTTCATACACTTTCGGATTGTCCGACCTGTTAATGCCGCGTCCGGGATTAATTGCCAGGATGCGTTTGATATTGACAATGTCGGTGTCTGATGCAGGGACCTTCATCAGTGCGCGGTTGTGGTAGAACAGCGATATGCCATCCGGTGCCTCTTCAAAAAACTGGATAAAATACTGGCTTAAATAAGATGGGCAACTCAGGTTGCATAAGGTAAAACTGGGAATCAGGTAGAGGAATCCTGGCTCAAGGGTTAGTTTATGCTGCTCGTTCGATACCATCCCTTCGCCTTCATCGATATAGTACATCCGGTAGTATGGACTGATCACGTGTTTATAATTCCATTTCGTATCCAGTTGAACGTGATCTACGTGGAGCAGGGAAAAAGAGTGCTTCAGAAGTCTTCTACTCATACTGCTAAAATTAAGCTAATATTCTTATTGCGCAGGTCGTCGTCGCCAGTTTTTTTACGGCTTTTGCCGATGGTCGGATTTATACAAAACAAAGTCTTATTTGTAGTGTGTAAGTTCTTTTGCGGAAGGTAATTTTGATTCGTCGGCCTGTAAGCCCGGCCAGCTGCCGTCGCCCATCGACGATGCGCTGTTCAACGAAACGAAAAACAAACATACGTATTGAAATTACTGGTGCGCTCATAGCCTCCCTTGTTTCCGGAGATATTTACACGAAGTATATGATCGGGAAAGTCATCTATTATTCAGCTTAAAAAACCACGTCGATATTAAAATATGAAAAGGTACACACTGGCGCTCGATCTTGTAGACGATCCGGCGCTGATCGCAGAATATGAATTATGGCACAGGGCGGAAAACGGTTGGCCCGAGGTGCGCAAAAGCATTGCAGATGCGGGTATCGAGAATATGGAAATCTATCGTACCGGCAATCGCCTGTTTATGATCATGGAAACGCAGGAGAATTTTTCTTTCGAACGAAAATCGAACCTCGATGCCGGTAATCCAAAGGTGCAGGAATGGGAGGCATTAATGTGGAAGTTCCAACAACCGCTTCCCTGGGCACATGACGGACAAAAATGGATATTGATGAACAAAATATTTCAGTTAACGAACAAAGATATCAGCCACCATGAATAGGAGAACACTGATCAAACAACTTGGCATGTCCATCCCGGCCTACCTTGTCGCCAAACAAGCCGGCGCCTTTTTTCCGGGAGATGATGCTGCTATCGCCAACGGACCTTTTAAACCAACCTGGGAGTCTTTGAGCGGTTATGCCGTGCCGGAGTGGTACCGTAACGCAAAGTTCGGAATATGGGCACACTGGGGCCCGCAATGTGAACCGGAATATGGCGATTGGTATGCAAGAGGCATGTATGAAGAGGGTAGCGGGCAATATAAATACCATGTGCAGAAGTACGGGCATCCGTCTAAATTTGGTTTCAAGGATGTCATCAATCAATGGAATGCAGATAAGTGGGATCCCGAATACCTCGTTTCTCTTTATAAAAGAGTAGGGGCGAAGTACTTTTTTGCCATGGCCAATCACCACG
This genomic interval from Chitinophaga horti contains the following:
- a CDS encoding helix-turn-helix domain-containing protein; the encoded protein is MSRRLLKHSFSLLHVDHVQLDTKWNYKHVISPYYRMYYIDEGEGMVSNEQHKLTLEPGFLYLIPSFTLCNLSCPSYLSQYFIQFFEEAPDGISLFYHNRALMKVPASDTDIVNIKRILAINPGRGINRSDNPKVYEKDVYYREYQELNHLQSDAIYLETQGILLQLISRFVGSEKNTIHQNPIIPSKILDTIAYIQINLKKPLTIAHLAARINQNRDYFSRQFLEFTGMRPLNYVHEKRIERAQYLIAASSAPYADIAEEVGFDSLPHFSKVFKKITGNTPNRYRQQHRSVNTI
- a CDS encoding RagB/SusD family nutrient uptake outer membrane protein: MKKVKILLACMVTIGLSSCSKFLDEKPSNQVDAGTSIKTPADAQIMINGIERSMTNGDYYGRNFVLYADAKGGDMTIPSQGRGNDGLYTFNHAPTTGSYSGYWSQIYFVLLQVNNLLQNIAQLEATGVTGFDTYKGQALTLRALMYFDLVRLYGKSYDDNKTAYGVPNITTPIPSSAQPLRNTVEENYTQILADLKAAAPLLGKTKNNGFINYFGNIALQARVYLYMKDYMNALKFAEEVITTSPYVLYTNGNWVDSWKTQFGTESIFELGIYPLEGDLGLTSLGAYLRKKGEGGSNVLGWYMASDYFLTRLKQDPADVRWGVMNDDELSTPAAPRKGALYKYNGSTTLAGDGKTTPTAVNIKVIRLSEIYLIAAEAAMPTDAGKAATYLNAIRKRSPNLPAATAATVTLDMILEERSKELFGEGHRFFDMIRLNQSITFNDEVIGLTVATRPKTIDRTFFKTLLPISQTEINANPGLQAQQNPQYNQ
- a CDS encoding L-rhamnose mutarotase produces the protein MKRYTLALDLVDDPALIAEYELWHRAENGWPEVRKSIADAGIENMEIYRTGNRLFMIMETQENFSFERKSNLDAGNPKVQEWEALMWKFQQPLPWAHDGQKWILMNKIFQLTNKDISHHE
- a CDS encoding lytic transglycosylase domain-containing protein: MKHFTSVTLAFLAGGLFISLLGFKENSISKPLPADTLRNTLQPEVPAAMTFAGEAVPLDRWDVRERLDRELLFNYHNKPHILYTIKLANRYFPIIEERLKANGVPDDFKYLCVAESNLVATAISKAGAVSFWQFMNGTAPNYNLSVNQQVDQRYDIRKSTDAACRYLKQAYARFGSWTAAAASYNCGMGGYNSHASYQRTQHYYDLHLPEETSRYIFRILTFKHLMSNADELGFHLAEEDKYQPIASREVTVSRSIPDLAAFAIQEGTNYKTLRLMNPWVRGKSLSVAAGSTHTLYLPAK
- a CDS encoding DUF1826 domain-containing protein; translated protein: MIDLSHGEGQVQLVKSFQELVATPFSGQMNAICWERELAGDFAEIVNKLPLSGNITTVEADELLELQLSERGQLARDILLNDMALLQAHGASPSLNVIKYYDRDDALPFFATDVYSFHVDRSPVPTDTFLCTYHGDSSDILPNSQGVQKVLIPEIRRELRQLYDGPEEGFEAFLSEHFFDLHYQAKPGARPVNLGVGHLWRLAVDHPESAVPPCLHRAPEEKSGVYRLLLIC
- a CDS encoding SusC/RagA family TonB-linked outer membrane protein; the encoded protein is MIKNALLLLFGLLAGSMASYAQTTVRGKVTDNTQAGAPGVSVQVKGTNTGVVTAGDGTYTIVMPANGNTLVFSLMGFTTQEVAVNGRAVVDVEMQQNTQALDEVMVVAYGTAKKGTYTGAASVIKQNDIKDVPSTSFQNALVGRAAGIQVTTSTGQAGGTPAIRIRGMGSMNASNEPLYVIDGVPVVSGDQGNLSGSYIGSNNVMNTLNPADIETITILKDAAASSLYGSRAANGVVLITTKKGRQGKPAVRLASSIGFTPSWATDNYETAGVQEQVNMLYRVFHDYRTSAGQTPTQANTYALNQLNTRFNKHGYKFATAGTGLNENVNITGMTDGLVNREGTYYDWEDAYFGTGIYQTNDLSVSGGDANTTYYTSLNYTKDQNRIKINKFDRISGRANITQKVGKHLEFATNIAIARNGQSGFNDTRNTGANYFFQVRNLLWPFYWPTDYKTGLPWTARYGSLAQNNVYYNDRWDNESITKRFSVNEAITLNILPELSLKSVFSFDNSAINDHLYYSSIHYNGAATNGVVNETSANISKLVSSNTANYAKQLGKHNVTALAGFEAEKNKVSFQSATGTNLPSSSLATLSTAGAFTASGFDYGNAIVSVLSRLEYNYDQKYFASASYRRDGSSKLAPETRWGNFWSGAASWKISGEEFMKDVEVISNLRLRASYGINGTLPTQNYGWRSLTNYTNKYNGNAGGFLATNANPDLTWETNYTANVGLDFGLFAQRLTGSIEFFNRDSRNLLQDIPISTTTGFGSALGNVGEMNNRGVEIEVGGDIINNADGFRWTASLNASFIQAKVTKLYGGRDIIWYDPTGGDSRAQFIYREGQPTLSFYGFEWAGVNPETGANVWYVNDPADSKTGDFLYNGRGATNSFAKANYKIIGNAMPDVYGGLNTDVSYKGLTLAFNFIYKIGGQLYDGAFKDVADDGYYWERIRAQEVWDNMWTPERKGGTLPLLRGTDLTDPIQHSSRQLHDASFFRLKNINLAYALPTQLLRRVGISNARVFFNGTNLLTFSRYKIADPEVNQYGTRGWETPIGKTYTFGLDLNF